In the Halorubrum ruber genome, TCCACGAGCTCCACCAGAACGGCGCCGTACTGGAGGACCCCTCCGAGGTGGACCTCGTCGCGGCGCCCGCGGACAAGGTGGTGCCGCCGAACTTCTACTCGACGACGAACCACCCGACCGAGGTGTTGTACGACGGCGAGTGGATCGACGTCGAGCGGATCGAGATGGACTGCGCGCTCGTCGTCGATCCCGAAGGCGCCTCCGACGGTTCCCCCCGCGCCTACACCAAGACGCTCAACGCGGTCCAGGAAGGCGACCTCGTCGCGACGGACCAGTCCGGGATCCGCGTGAACCCGCCGGAGCGCCCGCGGAGCGGCGGCGGCGCGTTCGGCTTCATGCAGGGCGGCGTCTCCGCCGAGCGCCCTTCGGAGTCGACGATCCGCGAGGTCGCCGAGGAGCTTCGCGCGGTGAAGGAAGACGGCGGCAACGTGATGGTCGTCGCGGGGCCGGCCGTGATCCACTCCGGCGCCGGCGACGCGCTCGCGGACCTCGTCGCCGCTGGCTACGTCGACGCGCTCTCGGCGGGCAACGGCTTCGCCACGCACGACTTAGAGCGCTCCATCTACGGCACCTCGCTGGGGATGAACGTCGAGACGCTCGAACACCCGCGGAAGGGCCACAAACACCACATCTGGACCATCTCGGAGATCATCCGGGCCGGCGGGATCGAGGCGGCAGTCGACGAGGGAATCGTCACGGAGGGCGTGATGTACGAGTGCGTCGAGAATGACGTCGACACCGTCCTCGCGGGCTCGATCCGCGACGACGGCCCGCTCCCGGACACGATCACCGACGCGGTCGAGGCGCAGGACGCGATCCGCGAGCAGGCCCACGACGCCGACCTCGTGATCATGCTCGCGACGCTGCTCCACTCCGTCGCGGTGGGAAACTGCCTCCCGTCGACGACGAAGACCGTCTGCGTCGACATCAACCCCGCAACGGTCACCCAGCTGCTCGACCGCGGCTCCGCGCAGGCGATCGGGATGGTCACCGACATCGGGACGTTCGTGCCGACGCTCGCGGAGTTCGTGCTGGAGGGGGACGAGGCGTGACCCCCGAACTCCGCCCCTACGACCGCGAGCGCGACGCGGACGGCCTCTACGAACTGAAGCGCGCCTTCGAGCGCGGCCTCGGCGAGAACACCGGCGGCGACGAGAAGGCGGCCGCCTACGAGGGGAAGCTCACCGACGCCTACCGCGAGCGGTGGCTCGACTGGGTCGACCGCTGCGTCGCCGACGACGAGCGGTGCGTGACCGTCGCGGTCGACCGAAGTGAGGCCGAAAGCGGCGCTTCGGTCGTCGGCTACGTCTTCGTCCTCCCCGAGCGCACCGCGATGATCTGGGACGCGGCGGTCCTGAACGAGATCTACGTCGCCCCCGACCACCGCGGCACCGGCGTCGCCGACGACCTGATCGACGCCGCGCTCGCGCTCGCGGCCGATCAGGACCTCCCACTCGACCGACTGGTCCTCGACGTCGACCCCGCGAACGAGCGCGCGAAGGGGTTCTACGACCGTCACGGCTTCGAGCCGTGGGGCAAGATGGTGGCGCGGCCGCTGGACGACGCCTGACATCACGGCCACGCGACCGCAATCGGCCCGACCCGACCCGTTCCGACTCCCGAAGCTACAAGCGCGCTCGCCCGCTCTCGTCGGCCGTGATACAGATCGGGATCGTCGGCTGCGGCGTCATCGGGAACCGACTCGCGGCCGCCGTCGCGGAGCACGACCAATACGAACTGGCGGCCGCCTGCGACCTCGACGCGGACCGCGCGGCGTCGCTCGCGGCCGACCACGGCACCGACCGCACCCAGACGACGACCGACCACGCCTCGCTCGTCGAGCGCGACGACCTCGACGCGGTGTACGTCGGCGTGCCGCCGCTCGCCCACCGCGAGGTCGTCGCCGACGCGCTCGCTGCCGACAGGCACGTCATCTGCGAGAAGCCCATCGCGGCGGACGCGGAGACGGGCCGCGAACTCGTCGGGCTCGCGGAGGAGACGGACCGCGTCACGGCCGTGAACCTCCCGTTCCGCTACACGCCGGGGTTCGTCCGCCTGCGCGAGGCGGTCGCCGCGGGCGATATCGGCGACCCGCGCCGGGTCGAACTCCGGTTCCGGTTCCCGGAGTGGCCTCGCGAGTGGCAGGACGTGGCGTGGTTGGAGTCGCGCGAGCAGGGCGGCCCGCTCCGCGAGGTCGGGACGCACTTCCTGTTCGGCGTTCAGGAGCTGTTCGGCCCGATCGAGACCGTCTCCGCCGACGTGGGCTACTCCGGACCGGAGACCTACGAGGACGACGTTGTCGGCTCCTTCCGGGTCGACGGCGTCAGGGGAACGATCGACCTGCTCTGCGACCACGAGGGCGAGGAGGAGAACGCGATCACGGTCGTCGGCGACGAGGCGTCGCTGTCGCTGACGGCGTGGTACCGGCTCGTTCGGAACCGGGGGCGCGAGGACGAGGAGACGCTCGTTGACGAGCGCGGCGACACCGTGAGCGCGCTCCTGACGGAGTTTGCGGGGGCGGTTGAGGGCGAGGGCGGCGACCTCGTCTCGTTCGCGGAGGCGACACGCGTTCAGGAGGTGCTCGACGCGATCCACGCGTCGGACGGGGACCGGGTTCGGGCGGGAGGTAGCGGCCGGGAGAAGTAACCCGATCGCGGAGTCGTCGGCCGGGAACGCCCGGCAGGAGTTATGTGTCTCACGGACCCATTTCCGCGTATGAGCTACCTCGTTGCGACCGACGGGTCGACGGAGAGCGACGAAGCCGTCCGGTACGCGGCGCGACAGGCGGTCGCGTTCTACGAGACGCTCGAGATCGCCCACGTGCTGACGCCGGACTCGGAGCTGGTCGACGGGACGATCGTCCTCCCGGGCGAGGAGGCCGCCGTCGAGGCCGGGCAGGGCGTCTTAGAGAGCGCTCGGAGCATCGCCGAGGAGGCGGTCGGCGACGAGTCGATCGACGTCGAGACCCAGCTCCTCACGGGGCGTCCGGCCGACGCGCTCACCGAGTACGCGAACGAGGAGCCGGTCGACGCCATCTACGTCGGCCACCGGGGGCTCTCGGAGGAGCGCGAGCAGGTCGTCGGCAGCGTCGCGAAAAGCGTCGTCGACAAGGCCGACGTGCCCGTGACGGTGATCCGGTAGGTGTCAGCCGAAGAAAACGACTGAGCGGCCGCGAGGCGGTCGAATTTTCCGTTTTCGCGCGCCGATCCGGCTGTCACAGGCGCCGGAAAGAACC is a window encoding:
- a CDS encoding Gfo/Idh/MocA family protein: MIQIGIVGCGVIGNRLAAAVAEHDQYELAAACDLDADRAASLAADHGTDRTQTTTDHASLVERDDLDAVYVGVPPLAHREVVADALAADRHVICEKPIAADAETGRELVGLAEETDRVTAVNLPFRYTPGFVRLREAVAAGDIGDPRRVELRFRFPEWPREWQDVAWLESREQGGPLREVGTHFLFGVQELFGPIETVSADVGYSGPETYEDDVVGSFRVDGVRGTIDLLCDHEGEEENAITVVGDEASLSLTAWYRLVRNRGREDEETLVDERGDTVSALLTEFAGAVEGEGGDLVSFAEATRVQEVLDAIHASDGDRVRAGGSGREK
- a CDS encoding universal stress protein, with the translated sequence MSYLVATDGSTESDEAVRYAARQAVAFYETLEIAHVLTPDSELVDGTIVLPGEEAAVEAGQGVLESARSIAEEAVGDESIDVETQLLTGRPADALTEYANEEPVDAIYVGHRGLSEEREQVVGSVAKSVVDKADVPVTVIR
- a CDS encoding GNAT family N-acetyltransferase, with amino-acid sequence MTPELRPYDRERDADGLYELKRAFERGLGENTGGDEKAAAYEGKLTDAYRERWLDWVDRCVADDERCVTVAVDRSEAESGASVVGYVFVLPERTAMIWDAAVLNEIYVAPDHRGTGVADDLIDAALALAADQDLPLDRLVLDVDPANERAKGFYDRHGFEPWGKMVARPLDDA
- a CDS encoding TIGR00300 family protein produces the protein MTHSRTVELEGHIIDSGTMQRCFGAVMDLGGSFDVEQFDVGKHETEESYCRLTVSADDPETLRDILHELHQNGAVLEDPSEVDLVAAPADKVVPPNFYSTTNHPTEVLYDGEWIDVERIEMDCALVVDPEGASDGSPRAYTKTLNAVQEGDLVATDQSGIRVNPPERPRSGGGAFGFMQGGVSAERPSESTIREVAEELRAVKEDGGNVMVVAGPAVIHSGAGDALADLVAAGYVDALSAGNGFATHDLERSIYGTSLGMNVETLEHPRKGHKHHIWTISEIIRAGGIEAAVDEGIVTEGVMYECVENDVDTVLAGSIRDDGPLPDTITDAVEAQDAIREQAHDADLVIMLATLLHSVAVGNCLPSTTKTVCVDINPATVTQLLDRGSAQAIGMVTDIGTFVPTLAEFVLEGDEA